One Actinosynnema pretiosum DNA segment encodes these proteins:
- a CDS encoding helix-turn-helix domain-containing protein, translating into MTDERDACDLARVVGQAQNLVSHHLRQLRVAGLVAGRRDGRLVMHPLTARGRALVTAVLGERAAFEA; encoded by the coding sequence GTGACCGACGAGCGCGACGCCTGCGACCTGGCGCGGGTGGTGGGCCAGGCGCAGAACCTCGTCTCGCACCACCTGCGGCAGTTGCGCGTCGCGGGCCTGGTCGCCGGTCGGCGCGACGGGCGCTTGGTCATGCACCCGCTCACCGCGCGCGGCCGTGCGCTGGTCACCGCGGTGCTGGGCGAGCGCGCCGCCTTTGAGGCGTGA
- a CDS encoding LysR family transcriptional regulator, which produces MALNFAQLRAFLAVVDEGGFGAAADALGLTQSAVSHAVAALERVLGRAVLSRRGRAAPTAFGAELLAHARSAVAAATAITDLAERDRGGPRGTVRIAAPPTVCQGLLPELLDRWRAEFPGVQARVFEGDDDEIDEWLADGTVDVAVRVDPPPGAGVLLREDAFHALLPADHPLAGQPEVGVGELADDPFLLSRGCCEHRVRQAHTGHPFAPRHRVRELGTLLAMVRSGMGVSLVPGLVGAMLPPGLVVVPLREPVTRRLVLTGPADRDWHPAVTALVDSVRDG; this is translated from the coding sequence ATGGCCCTGAACTTCGCCCAGCTGCGGGCGTTCCTCGCCGTGGTCGACGAGGGCGGCTTCGGCGCCGCCGCCGACGCGCTCGGCCTGACCCAGTCGGCCGTCTCGCACGCGGTCGCCGCGCTGGAGCGCGTGCTCGGCCGCGCGGTGCTGTCCCGGCGCGGGCGCGCCGCGCCCACCGCGTTCGGCGCGGAACTGCTCGCGCACGCCCGCAGCGCGGTCGCGGCGGCCACCGCGATCACCGACCTGGCCGAGCGCGACCGGGGCGGACCGCGCGGCACGGTCCGCATCGCCGCGCCGCCGACGGTGTGCCAGGGGCTGCTGCCCGAGCTGCTGGACCGGTGGCGCGCCGAGTTCCCCGGCGTGCAGGCGCGGGTGTTCGAGGGCGACGACGACGAGATCGACGAGTGGCTCGCGGACGGCACGGTCGACGTCGCGGTCCGGGTCGACCCGCCGCCGGGCGCGGGCGTGCTGCTGCGCGAGGACGCCTTCCACGCGCTGCTGCCCGCCGACCACCCGCTGGCCGGGCAGCCGGAGGTGGGGGTCGGCGAGCTGGCCGACGACCCGTTCCTGCTCTCGCGCGGCTGCTGCGAGCACCGGGTGCGGCAGGCCCACACCGGTCACCCGTTCGCGCCCCGGCACCGGGTCAGGGAGCTGGGCACGCTGCTGGCGATGGTCCGCTCCGGCATGGGCGTGTCGCTCGTGCCCGGACTGGTCGGCGCGATGCTGCCGCCGGGACTGGTGGTGGTGCCGCTGCGCGAGCCGGTGACCCGCAGGCTCGTGCTGACCGGCCCCGCCGACCGCGACTGGCACCCGGCGGTCACCGCGCTGGTGGACTCGGTCCGCGACGGCTGA
- a CDS encoding ROK family transcriptional regulator — protein MTSAQARHWRSASDALALLRREPDVTRTRLGKHLGLASGPTSDLVKRLARARLVDERRAPSAGPGRPTTTVRAHPSGPVALVVDLRHGDWRIGVCDLAGAVEVVAGGGRDGADPEALLTGLRARITDLAERLGDRVVGIGVAVPGPVADDRLPTTVLGLRDVPVDRIAPPGLPAVLGNDATAAAVAEARLHTPRPRTLLHVVVEVGIGGALLVDGVPAPSARGLHGEFGHLPLGDPGVECPCGARGCWSAGFEAGAVARRAGLTVTGDPRAWLRDFYADRGPASRARAGLAADLGRGIAGLVNALDPDLVTLGGLAASVRDACAESFERAVLAGLMAVHRESPPVVVAARSDEDAPLIGIGLSVFDRVLDADLLARWSTGVTGGA, from the coding sequence ATGACATCCGCCCAGGCACGGCACTGGCGCTCGGCCTCGGACGCGCTCGCGCTGCTCCGGCGCGAGCCCGACGTCACCAGGACCCGGCTGGGCAAGCACCTCGGCCTGGCCAGCGGGCCCACCTCCGACCTGGTCAAACGCCTCGCGCGCGCCCGGTTGGTCGATGAGCGCCGCGCCCCGTCCGCGGGTCCGGGCAGGCCGACGACCACCGTCCGCGCCCACCCGTCCGGCCCGGTCGCCCTGGTCGTGGACCTGCGGCACGGCGACTGGCGGATCGGCGTCTGCGACCTCGCGGGGGCGGTGGAGGTCGTGGCGGGCGGCGGGCGCGACGGCGCGGACCCCGAGGCGCTGCTCACCGGGCTCCGCGCGCGGATCACCGACCTCGCCGAGCGGCTGGGCGACCGCGTCGTCGGGATCGGCGTGGCGGTCCCCGGCCCGGTGGCGGACGACCGGCTGCCGACGACCGTGCTCGGCCTGCGGGACGTGCCGGTCGACCGGATCGCCCCGCCCGGCCTGCCCGCCGTGCTCGGCAACGACGCCACGGCCGCCGCCGTCGCCGAGGCCCGCCTGCACACCCCGCGCCCGCGCACCCTGCTGCACGTGGTGGTGGAGGTCGGCATCGGCGGCGCGCTCCTGGTCGACGGCGTGCCCGCGCCCAGCGCCCGAGGGCTGCACGGCGAGTTCGGGCACCTGCCGCTCGGCGATCCCGGCGTCGAGTGCCCGTGCGGCGCGCGGGGCTGCTGGAGCGCCGGTTTCGAGGCGGGCGCGGTCGCCCGGCGCGCGGGCCTGACCGTGACCGGTGACCCGCGCGCCTGGCTGCGCGACTTCTACGCCGACCGGGGACCGGCGTCGCGCGCCCGCGCCGGACTGGCCGCCGACCTGGGGCGCGGGATCGCCGGGCTGGTCAACGCGCTCGACCCCGACCTGGTCACCCTCGGCGGGCTCGCCGCGTCGGTGCGGGACGCCTGCGCCGAGAGCTTCGAGCGGGCCGTGCTGGCGGGTCTGATGGCCGTGCACCGCGAGTCGCCGCCGGTGGTCGTGGCCGCCCGCTCGGACGAGGACGCCCCGCTGATCGGCATCGGCCTGTCGGTGTTCGACCGGGTGCTCGACGCCGACCTGCTCGCCCGCTGGTCCACCGGCGTCACCGGCGGCGCTTGA
- a CDS encoding HAD-IA family hydrolase, with protein METNPMTAAPCAALLFDCDGVLVDSEASVTGAWTRWARELGLDPDAVMATVHGRRAVDTVALHVEPARRAEAAAMIDAFELAEVRATTAIPGAAELLASLPPDRWATVTSGKRDLATARLRAAGLPVPRALVTAGDVSSGKPHPEGYLAGARLLGVPASRCAVFEDVPVGVRAGRSAGAGVVVGVGGREFGADRPDVVVPDLRAVRWTGEGLELAAGIG; from the coding sequence GTGGAGACGAACCCGATGACGGCGGCGCCCTGCGCGGCGCTGCTGTTCGACTGCGACGGCGTGCTCGTGGACTCCGAGGCGAGCGTGACGGGCGCGTGGACCCGGTGGGCGCGCGAGCTGGGGCTGGACCCGGACGCGGTGATGGCCACCGTGCACGGCAGGCGGGCGGTCGACACCGTGGCGCTGCACGTGGAGCCCGCGCGGCGGGCCGAGGCGGCGGCGATGATCGACGCGTTCGAGCTGGCCGAGGTGCGCGCCACCACCGCGATCCCCGGCGCGGCGGAGCTGCTCGCGTCGCTGCCCCCGGACCGCTGGGCCACCGTCACCTCCGGCAAGCGCGACCTGGCCACCGCCCGCCTGCGCGCCGCCGGGCTGCCGGTGCCGCGCGCGCTCGTGACCGCAGGCGACGTCAGCAGCGGCAAGCCGCACCCGGAGGGCTACCTGGCCGGGGCGCGGCTGCTCGGGGTGCCCGCGTCGCGGTGCGCGGTGTTCGAGGACGTGCCGGTGGGCGTGCGCGCCGGGCGGTCGGCGGGCGCAGGCGTCGTGGTCGGGGTGGGCGGCCGGGAGTTCGGCGCGGACCGGCCGGACGTGGTGGTGCCCGACCTGCGCGCCGTCCGCTGGACCGGCGAGGGCCTCGAACTGGCGGCCGGGATCGGCTAG
- a CDS encoding DMT family transporter: MGHGVMLVGVGTTGKFVLLSAIWGSSFALIKVAVDAGVPPVQVALLRCLFGALALWLICLAQRADVPRDARTWGHAAVVAVLLNAVPFTLVAFGESKVDSVLAGALNATTPLATLAFALLVAPGERVTWTRLAGLLLGFAGVLVLLGAWRGLEGDVLVGGLACVAATSCYGAGFAYTRRFLTGGPHRASALSAAQITCATLQLLVAAPLLSDSLVLPGAPVVLALVVLGAVGTGYAYVLNFDLIREAGPTVASTVTYVTPLWSTALGALLLAEPVGWNTVAGGAVVIGGILLSRRPVRARSGVEVGAGR; encoded by the coding sequence ATGGGGCACGGGGTGATGCTCGTCGGCGTGGGGACCACCGGGAAGTTCGTGCTGCTGTCCGCGATCTGGGGCAGCAGCTTCGCGTTGATCAAGGTCGCGGTGGACGCGGGCGTGCCGCCGGTGCAGGTGGCGCTGCTGCGCTGCCTGTTCGGGGCGCTGGCGCTGTGGCTGATCTGCCTGGCGCAGCGCGCCGACGTCCCGCGCGACGCGCGCACGTGGGGGCACGCGGCCGTGGTCGCGGTGCTGCTCAACGCGGTGCCGTTCACCCTGGTGGCGTTCGGCGAGTCCAAGGTGGACTCGGTGCTGGCCGGGGCGCTGAACGCCACCACGCCGCTGGCGACGCTGGCGTTCGCGCTGCTGGTGGCGCCGGGGGAGCGGGTGACGTGGACCAGGCTGGCGGGGCTGCTGCTGGGGTTCGCGGGGGTGCTGGTGCTGCTGGGCGCGTGGCGGGGGCTGGAGGGGGACGTGCTGGTCGGCGGGCTGGCCTGCGTGGCCGCGACGTCCTGCTACGGCGCGGGGTTCGCGTACACCCGGCGGTTCCTGACCGGCGGGCCGCACCGGGCGAGCGCGCTGTCGGCGGCGCAGATCACCTGCGCGACGCTCCAGCTGCTCGTGGCGGCGCCGCTGCTGTCCGACTCGCTCGTGCTGCCGGGTGCGCCGGTGGTGCTGGCACTGGTGGTGCTGGGCGCGGTGGGCACCGGGTACGCGTACGTGCTCAACTTCGACCTGATCCGCGAGGCGGGGCCGACGGTGGCGTCGACGGTCACGTACGTCACGCCGCTGTGGTCGACGGCGCTGGGCGCGCTGCTGCTGGCGGAGCCGGTGGGGTGGAACACGGTCGCGGGCGGCGCGGTGGTGATCGGCGGGATCCTGCTCAGCCGCAGGCCGGTCCGGGCGCGCTCGGGGGTGGAGGTGGGGGCGGGGCGGTAG
- the metK gene encoding methionine adenosyltransferase, with the protein MSRATPGRLFTSESVTEGHPDKICDAISDSILDALLAKDPTSRVAVETLVTTGQVHVAGEVTTEAYVDIPSIVREKILEIGYDSSAKGFDGHSCGVNVAIGAQSPDIAQGVDTAYEQRVGDAGDDIDQQGAGDQGLMFGYACTDTPELMPLPIALAHRLSRRLTAVRKDGSVPYLRPDGKTQVTIEYAGDQPVRLDTVVVSTQHADGIDLEQLLGVDVREYVLTPEIEGLGLDTSDVRLLVNPTGRFVLGGPMGDAGLTGRKIIVDTYGGMARHGGGAFSGKDPSKVDRSAAYAMRWVAKNAVAAGLATRIEVQVAYAIGKAAPVGLFVETFGTETVDPSKIQQAITEVFDLRPAAIIRDLDLLRPIYAPTAAYGHFGRTDVELPWEDISRADDLRAAAGA; encoded by the coding sequence ATGTCGCGTGCGACTCCAGGCAGGTTGTTCACCAGCGAGTCGGTGACCGAGGGGCATCCGGACAAGATCTGCGACGCGATCAGCGACTCGATCCTGGACGCGCTGCTGGCCAAGGACCCCACCTCGCGGGTGGCGGTGGAGACGCTGGTGACCACCGGTCAGGTGCACGTCGCGGGCGAGGTGACGACCGAGGCGTACGTGGACATCCCGTCGATCGTGCGGGAGAAGATCCTGGAGATCGGCTACGACTCCTCGGCGAAGGGGTTCGACGGTCACTCGTGCGGGGTGAACGTGGCGATCGGGGCGCAGTCCCCGGACATCGCGCAGGGCGTGGACACCGCCTACGAGCAGCGGGTCGGTGACGCCGGTGACGACATCGACCAGCAGGGCGCGGGCGACCAGGGCCTGATGTTCGGCTACGCGTGCACGGACACGCCGGAGCTGATGCCGCTGCCGATCGCGCTGGCGCACCGGCTCTCGCGCCGGTTGACGGCGGTGCGCAAGGACGGCTCGGTGCCGTACCTGCGCCCGGACGGCAAGACCCAGGTGACCATCGAGTACGCCGGTGACCAGCCGGTGCGCCTGGACACCGTGGTGGTGTCCACGCAGCACGCGGACGGCATCGACCTGGAGCAGCTGCTCGGCGTCGACGTGCGCGAGTACGTCCTCACGCCCGAGATCGAGGGCCTGGGGCTCGACACCTCCGACGTGCGGCTGCTGGTCAACCCCACCGGCAGGTTCGTCCTGGGCGGTCCGATGGGCGACGCCGGCCTGACCGGTCGCAAGATCATCGTGGACACCTACGGCGGCATGGCGCGGCACGGTGGTGGGGCGTTCTCGGGCAAGGACCCGTCGAAGGTCGACCGCTCGGCGGCGTACGCGATGCGGTGGGTGGCCAAGAACGCCGTCGCCGCGGGTCTGGCGACCCGCATCGAGGTGCAGGTGGCCTACGCGATCGGCAAAGCCGCCCCGGTGGGTCTGTTCGTGGAGACCTTCGGCACCGAGACGGTGGACCCGAGCAAGATCCAGCAGGCCATCACCGAGGTGTTCGACCTGCGCCCGGCCGCGATCATCCGCGACCTCGACCTGCTGCGCCCGATCTACGCCCCCACCGCCGCGTACGGCCACTTCGGCCGCACCGACGTGGAACTTCCGTGGGAGGACATCTCCCGCGCTGACGACCTCCGCGCCGCCGCAGGCGCGTGA
- the ahcY gene encoding adenosylhomocysteinase: MSPSTIPALAQTRNGIDFAVADLSLADFGRKEIRLAEHEMPGLMALRREYSEVYPLKGARISGSLHMTVQTAVLIETLVALGAEVRWASCNIFSTQDHAAAAVVVGPHGTVEEPGGVPVFAWKGESLAEYWWTAESMLTWPDGQGPNMILDDGGDATLLVHKGAQYERAGVVPAASEDDSEEWTLVLETLRNSLAKDAGKWTKIAEGIRGVTEETTTGVMRLYQLAAAGELLFPAINVNDAVTKSKFDNRYGIRHSLIDGINRGTDVLMGGKVAVICGYGDVGKGAAESLRGQGARIVVTEIDPICALQAVMDGYDVQTLESALPKADIVITTTGNKDVVRVEHMAAMKHQAIVGNIGHFDNEIDMAGLARFPGVRRINIKPQVDEWVFPDGHSILVLSEGRLLNLGNATGHPSFVMSNSFSNQVIAQIELFGKHTEYDREVYRLPKKLDEKVARIHLEALGGELTTLSKDQAEYIDVDVDGPYKPEHYRY; encoded by the coding sequence TTGTCCCCCAGCACGATCCCGGCCCTGGCTCAGACCCGAAACGGTATCGACTTCGCCGTGGCCGATCTGTCCCTGGCCGACTTCGGGCGCAAGGAGATCCGGCTCGCCGAGCACGAGATGCCCGGTCTGATGGCGCTGCGCCGCGAGTACTCCGAGGTGTACCCCCTCAAGGGCGCCCGGATCTCCGGGTCGCTGCACATGACCGTGCAGACCGCCGTGCTCATCGAGACCCTCGTCGCGCTCGGCGCGGAGGTCCGCTGGGCCTCCTGCAACATCTTCTCCACCCAGGACCACGCCGCCGCCGCCGTCGTGGTCGGCCCGCACGGCACCGTCGAGGAGCCAGGGGGCGTGCCGGTGTTCGCCTGGAAGGGCGAGTCGCTGGCCGAGTACTGGTGGACGGCGGAGTCGATGCTGACCTGGCCGGACGGTCAGGGCCCGAACATGATCCTGGACGACGGCGGCGACGCCACCCTGCTGGTGCACAAGGGCGCGCAGTACGAGAGGGCCGGCGTCGTGCCCGCGGCCTCCGAGGACGACTCCGAGGAGTGGACCCTGGTCCTGGAGACGCTGCGCAACTCCCTGGCCAAGGACGCGGGGAAGTGGACGAAGATCGCCGAGGGCATCCGCGGGGTGACCGAGGAGACCACGACCGGTGTCATGCGCCTGTACCAGCTGGCCGCCGCGGGTGAGCTGCTGTTCCCGGCGATCAACGTCAACGACGCCGTGACGAAGTCGAAGTTCGACAACCGCTACGGCATCCGCCACTCCCTCATCGACGGGATCAACCGGGGCACGGACGTGCTCATGGGTGGCAAGGTCGCGGTGATCTGCGGGTACGGGGACGTGGGCAAGGGCGCGGCGGAGTCGCTGCGCGGGCAGGGCGCGCGGATCGTGGTGACGGAGATCGACCCGATCTGCGCGTTGCAGGCGGTGATGGACGGCTACGACGTGCAGACCCTGGAGTCGGCGCTGCCCAAGGCCGACATCGTGATCACGACCACGGGCAACAAGGACGTGGTGCGCGTCGAGCACATGGCGGCGATGAAGCACCAGGCGATCGTGGGCAACATCGGGCACTTCGACAACGAGATCGACATGGCCGGGCTGGCCCGGTTCCCCGGTGTGCGCAGGATCAACATCAAGCCGCAGGTCGATGAGTGGGTGTTCCCGGACGGGCACTCGATCCTGGTGCTCTCGGAAGGGCGGTTGCTGAACCTGGGCAACGCGACCGGTCACCCGAGCTTCGTGATGTCCAACTCCTTCTCCAACCAGGTGATCGCGCAGATCGAGCTGTTCGGCAAGCACACCGAGTACGACCGCGAGGTCTACCGGCTGCCCAAGAAGCTCGACGAGAAGGTCGCCCGCATCCACCTCGAAGCACTCGGCGGGGAGCTGACCACGCTCTCCAAGGACCAGGCCGAGTACATCGACGTCGACGTGGACGGTCCTTACAAGCCGGAGCACTACCGCTACTGA
- a CDS encoding GNAT family N-acetyltransferase, whose translation MLLRPARPEDVDQIAELLADRGDPEDAVDFRLVARDPDAGSCAVVVDGDRVVSTATLLDETLVLDDVVIPTGQVELVATARGHEGRGLVRRLMSWAHERSAARGHLAQVMIGIPYFYRRFGYSYAIPIPATRALTGAPDPGGHVLRPATPADVDLLGQLHAAELARADLRMPHPPARWRWLLEHASSAQWVVELAGEPVAVGRVADGVLVEAAATTPEAAHALAALTGVTQVVERPGAVAGRALEGFLAPADARAQSYYARVPDAAALLERLRPVLSRRLAAAGFSDGEAVVSFFSSHVRLPFRDGVVDRVVRGGVMQGPAEVGGSGVAPDLVPALLFGPHGITGLAERHPDAYPGPRAELAAALFPPVRADLMTYYVP comes from the coding sequence ATGCTGCTGCGCCCCGCCCGCCCGGAGGACGTCGACCAGATCGCCGAGCTGCTCGCCGACCGGGGCGACCCGGAGGACGCGGTGGACTTCCGCCTGGTCGCGCGCGACCCCGATGCGGGCTCCTGCGCGGTCGTCGTCGACGGTGACCGGGTCGTGTCCACGGCGACCCTGCTGGACGAGACCCTGGTCCTGGACGACGTGGTGATCCCGACCGGTCAGGTCGAGCTGGTCGCCACCGCGCGGGGGCACGAGGGGCGCGGGCTGGTGCGCAGGCTCATGTCCTGGGCGCACGAGCGCTCGGCGGCGCGCGGCCACCTCGCGCAGGTCATGATCGGCATCCCCTACTTCTACCGCCGGTTCGGCTACTCCTACGCCATCCCGATCCCGGCGACCAGGGCGCTCACCGGCGCGCCCGACCCCGGCGGGCACGTGCTGCGCCCGGCGACCCCGGCCGACGTCGACCTGCTGGGCCAGCTGCACGCCGCCGAGCTGGCGCGGGCCGACCTGCGGATGCCGCACCCGCCCGCGCGCTGGCGGTGGCTGCTGGAGCACGCGTCGAGCGCGCAGTGGGTGGTCGAGCTGGCGGGGGAGCCGGTCGCGGTGGGCCGGGTGGCGGACGGCGTGCTGGTCGAGGCCGCCGCGACCACCCCCGAGGCCGCGCACGCGCTGGCCGCGCTGACCGGCGTGACGCAGGTCGTGGAACGGCCGGGCGCGGTCGCGGGGCGCGCCCTGGAGGGGTTCCTGGCGCCCGCCGACGCGCGGGCGCAGAGCTACTACGCCCGCGTGCCCGACGCGGCGGCGCTGCTGGAGCGCCTGCGCCCCGTGCTGTCGCGGCGGCTGGCGGCGGCCGGGTTCAGCGATGGGGAGGCGGTCGTGTCGTTCTTCTCCTCGCACGTCCGCCTGCCCTTCCGCGACGGCGTGGTCGACCGGGTCGTGCGCGGCGGCGTCATGCAGGGCCCGGCCGAGGTGGGCGGTTCGGGCGTGGCCCCGGACCTGGTGCCCGCGCTGCTGTTCGGGCCGCACGGCATCACCGGTCTGGCCGAGCGCCACCCGGACGCCTACCCCGGCCCGCGCGCGGAGCTGGCGGCGGCGCTGTTCCCGCCGGTGCGGGCGGACCTGATGACCTACTACGTGCCCTGA
- a CDS encoding methyl-accepting chemotaxis protein, producing the protein MLRSLSIRGGLLASAGVALGVAVAIGAVGVVETSNTATKAEAIHQEALLPLSAVKDMQQLIWHGRWASLSNLTASDAEKAKAYGAESATNYEAVTTRLNEYSTMPVTDAERAAMATFATDWANYMELRKQSSALKNDGKIAEWEAFRSSTLNPALAKALENLDKAIALTQEHATSAATAAQDAASSARLAIVLVLIAGVLLAAGFALAMSRVQARRLRELQDVVTALADGDLSEREADTSSNEIGEMSRSVHTAVTKMRGTVQTLAAASRELSERSTALQGTSRDLAGGVDRASDRVGQIDSAAGEVSDGVQAVAGGAEEMGAAIREISMSAAEAAQVAANAVQSAAEARQLMAKLDSSSVEISNVVSVITAIAEQTNLLALNATIEAARAGESGKGFAVVAGEVKDLAQETAKATEEIGRRTEVIQHDTRAAVEAISGIGAVIEKINDYQNTIASAVEEQSATTQSMTADLNRAAGGTTRISGQLAEVVGVTADTKRAAQSAEQTAGDLAGLSTRLRELIDSFRY; encoded by the coding sequence GTGTTGCGTTCGCTGAGCATCAGGGGAGGCCTGCTGGCCTCGGCGGGAGTGGCGCTGGGGGTGGCGGTCGCCATCGGCGCGGTGGGGGTCGTGGAGACGTCCAACACCGCGACGAAGGCCGAGGCGATCCACCAGGAGGCGCTGCTGCCGCTCTCCGCCGTCAAGGACATGCAGCAGCTCATCTGGCACGGCCGCTGGGCGTCGCTGTCCAACCTCACCGCCTCCGACGCCGAGAAGGCCAAGGCCTACGGCGCCGAGTCGGCCACGAACTACGAGGCGGTCACCACCCGCCTGAACGAGTACTCGACCATGCCGGTCACCGACGCCGAGCGCGCCGCCATGGCGACCTTCGCGACGGACTGGGCGAACTACATGGAGCTGCGCAAGCAGTCCTCCGCCCTGAAGAACGACGGCAAGATCGCCGAGTGGGAGGCGTTCCGCAGCAGCACGCTGAACCCGGCGCTGGCCAAGGCGCTGGAGAACCTCGACAAGGCCATCGCCCTCACCCAGGAGCACGCCACCTCCGCCGCCACCGCAGCCCAGGACGCCGCCTCCAGCGCGCGCCTGGCGATCGTCCTGGTGCTGATCGCGGGCGTGCTGCTGGCCGCCGGGTTCGCGCTCGCCATGTCCCGCGTCCAGGCCCGCCGCCTGCGCGAGCTGCAGGACGTGGTGACGGCGCTGGCCGACGGCGACCTGAGCGAGCGCGAGGCCGACACCAGCTCCAACGAGATCGGTGAGATGTCCCGCTCGGTGCACACCGCCGTCACCAAGATGCGCGGCACCGTGCAGACCCTCGCCGCCGCGAGCCGCGAGCTGTCCGAGCGCTCCACCGCGCTGCAGGGCACCAGCCGCGACCTGGCGGGCGGCGTCGACCGCGCCTCCGACCGGGTCGGCCAGATCGACTCGGCCGCGGGCGAGGTCAGCGACGGCGTGCAGGCCGTGGCGGGTGGCGCCGAGGAGATGGGCGCGGCGATCCGCGAGATCTCCATGAGCGCCGCCGAGGCCGCCCAGGTCGCCGCGAACGCCGTGCAGTCCGCCGCCGAGGCCCGCCAGCTCATGGCCAAGCTCGACTCGTCGTCGGTGGAGATCAGCAACGTGGTCTCCGTGATCACCGCGATCGCCGAGCAGACCAACCTGCTGGCGCTGAACGCCACCATCGAGGCGGCCCGCGCGGGCGAGTCCGGCAAGGGCTTCGCGGTGGTCGCGGGCGAGGTCAAGGACCTGGCGCAGGAGACCGCGAAGGCCACCGAGGAGATCGGCCGCCGCACCGAGGTCATCCAGCACGACACGCGCGCCGCCGTCGAGGCCATCTCGGGCATCGGCGCGGTCATCGAGAAGATCAACGACTACCAGAACACCATCGCCTCGGCGGTGGAGGAGCAGAGCGCGACCACGCAGTCCATGACCGCGGACCTGAACCGCGCCGCGGGCGGCACCACGCGCATCAGCGGGCAGCTGGCCGAGGTCGTCGGCGTCACGGCCGACACCAAGCGGGCCGCCCAGTCCGCCGAGCAGACCGCGGGCGACCTGGCCGGGCTGTCCACCCGGCTGCGCGAGCTGATCGACTCCTTCCGCTACTGA
- a CDS encoding Rid family hydrolase, which produces MSATFSVTPGYGDRQLTTMRYSQAVRVGDRVETSGQGGWDDDWNFPESLEAEIVQAFDNLERTLAEAGATWADVIAVDSYHVPEPEAGNFLGETHNRVMVAQFRARLGDRAPIWTSLGVAALGAPGMRVEIRATAVVKGD; this is translated from the coding sequence ATGAGCGCGACCTTCAGCGTGACCCCCGGTTACGGCGACCGGCAGCTCACGACCATGCGCTACAGCCAGGCGGTGCGCGTGGGCGACCGCGTCGAGACGTCGGGCCAGGGCGGCTGGGACGACGACTGGAACTTCCCGGAGTCCCTGGAAGCCGAGATCGTCCAGGCGTTCGACAACCTGGAGCGCACCCTGGCCGAGGCGGGCGCGACGTGGGCGGACGTGATCGCGGTGGACTCGTACCACGTGCCGGAGCCGGAGGCGGGGAACTTCCTCGGCGAGACCCACAACAGAGTGATGGTCGCCCAGTTCCGCGCCCGCCTGGGCGACCGCGCCCCGATCTGGACGTCCCTGGGCGTGGCGGCGCTGGGCGCGCCGGGGATGCGCGTGGAGATCCGGGCGACGGCGGTGGTCAAGGGCGACTGA
- a CDS encoding transposase, with protein MARFALTDAEWALIEPHVPVAATGPLPRRVRERFNGILWRFRTGPG; from the coding sequence GTGGCGCGTTTCGCTCTGACCGATGCCGAGTGGGCGTTGATCGAGCCGCATGTGCCGGTGGCTGCGACCGGACCGTTGCCGCGTCGGGTGCGGGAGCGGTTCAACGGGATCCTGTGGCGGTTCCGCACCGGGCCGGGCTGA
- a CDS encoding MarR family winged helix-turn-helix transcriptional regulator → MAGETSESGETAAQGPGNPNGYDDGKVVWEPRWLDAGEKEAWTALVSLVLLLPGRLESPLQQEAGLTLFEYLTLSHISEAPDRRLRMSELAYLANGSLSRLSNVVKRFEQRGWVERSPDPADGRYTLAALTDAGFAVVRAAAPTHLRAVRELVLDPLTADEQRSLAEIAAKLRARPVDLA, encoded by the coding sequence ATGGCGGGTGAGACTTCGGAGAGCGGGGAAACCGCAGCTCAGGGACCTGGCAACCCGAACGGGTACGACGACGGGAAAGTCGTCTGGGAGCCCCGCTGGCTCGACGCGGGTGAGAAGGAGGCCTGGACCGCCCTGGTCTCCCTCGTGCTCCTGCTCCCCGGCAGGCTGGAGTCCCCGCTCCAGCAGGAGGCCGGGCTGACCCTGTTCGAGTACCTGACCCTCAGCCACATCTCCGAGGCCCCCGACCGCCGCCTGCGGATGAGCGAGCTGGCCTACCTCGCCAACGGCTCCCTGTCCCGCCTGTCCAACGTCGTCAAGCGCTTCGAGCAGCGCGGCTGGGTCGAGCGCTCGCCCGACCCGGCCGACGGCCGCTACACCCTCGCCGCCCTCACCGACGCCGGGTTCGCCGTGGTCCGGGCCGCCGCGCCCACGCACCTGCGCGCGGTCCGCGAGCTGGTGCTCGACCCGCTCACCGCCGACGAGCAGCGCTCCCTCGCCGAGATCGCCGCCAAGCTCCGCGCCCGCCCGGTCGACCTGGCCTGA